One region of Danaus plexippus chromosome 16 unlocalized genomic scaffold, MEX_DaPlex mxdp_23, whole genome shotgun sequence genomic DNA includes:
- the LOC116771800 gene encoding maspardin-like has protein sequence MSYLSDLSQTNEYLSFRSSIPLRKIDVDSDDTKTWKIFDSGPKSVSCPLICLPPVSGTADIFYKQIMGLTTRGIRVIGVEPPPYWNLKEWCDGFKRLIDYLELDKIHIFGASLGGFLAQKFTEITKNCPRVASLILCNTFTDTTVFEYHDSVALFWLLPSLVLKRMLMGNFTCEKVDKRIAESIDFMVERLETLTQSELASRLTLNCTPSYVQPQILGDIPITIMDVWDDGALSSRVREDLYKSYPHAKLAHLKSGGNFPYLSRSDEVNLHLLIHLRQFDGTDLSASYLNLHKISPQNQTEEGTVSYFNQKDKFVKIL, from the exons atgagttACTTAAGTGATCTATCACAaactaatgaatatttaagttttcgtAGTAGTATACCACTACGAAAAATAGATGTTGACTCAGATGATACCAAG ACGTGGAAAATATTTGACAGTGGCCCCAAATCTGTTAGTTGTCCACTTATATGTTTGCCACCAGTCTCGGGTACAGccgatattttttacaaacagaTCATGGGTCTCACTACACGAGGCATTCGCGTTATTGGAGTAGAACCTCCGCCTTATTGGAATTTAAAAGAGTGGTGTGATGGATTCAAACGACTAATTGATTACCTTGAACtagataaaatacatatatttggtGCTTCACTAG GTGGATTTTTAGCACAGAAATTtacagaaataacaaaaaattgtcCCCGTGTTGCATCccttattttatgtaacaccTTCACTGACACAACTGTGTTTGAATATCACGACTCTGTAGCTCTATTCTGGCTTCTACCATCTTTAGTGCTGAAGCGCATGTTGATGGGAAATTTCACATGTGAAAAAGTTGACAAGAGAATTGCAGAATCAATAGATTTCATGGTTGAAAGG ctTGAAACATTGACACAGTCTGAGTTAGCATCAAGACTAACTCTGAACTGTACACCGAGTTATGTTCAACCCCAGATACTTGGTGACATTCCCATCACAATTATGGATGTTTGGGACGATGGTGCCCTTAGTTCAAGAGTTCGGGAGGACCTTTACAAGTCATACCCACATGCTAAATTGGCTCATTTAAAAAGCGGTGGCAATTTTCCCTATTTGAGTAGAAGTGACGAAGTTAATTTGCATTTATTG ATACATTTGCGCCAATTCGACGGCACTGATCTATCCGCTTCATATTTAAATCTCCACAAGATTTCACCACAAAATCAAACCGAAGAAGGGACAGTGAGCTATTTTAACCAAAaggataaatttgttaaaatattgtga